The Pseudalkalibacillus hwajinpoensis DNA window TTACTAGAAAGCGAGGCATTTCTTTCTGGAAAATAGCTGATATTGCTGCACCTAGCATTCTTCTTGGTCAGGCAATTGGCCGCTGGGGGAATTTCATGAATCAGGAAGCCCATGGTGGTCCTGTTACAAGAGAGTTTCTTGAAAATTTGATGTTACCGGACTTTATTGTCAATCAGATGTATATAGAGGGAACCTATTACCACCCAACATTTTTGTACGAGTCACTCTGGAATATAGCAGGGGTTATCTTGTTAATTCTTTTACAAAGAACGTCTCTTAAACGGGGAGAGATCTTCCTTTCCTACGTGATCTGGTATTCTGTCGGCCGATTCTTTATTGAAGGGCTTCGGACCGATAGCCTGATGCTTACGGAAACCCTTCGAGTAGCTCAGGTAATTTCTGTTGTGCTTGTAATATTAGCGATTACACTCATTGTCTATCGACGCATAAAAGTTAAACCAAAGCCTTATAACGAAAAAGGATAAAAGGAGGCGATTGAATGGGCACGTTACGACGGGGTTTGAAAGCGGGTTTTCAAACAACATGGGAGCTTGGGAAAATTATTTTTCCGATTACGCTTGCAGTTACCATCCTTCGCTATACTCCTGTCCTTGAATGGATTATTGGTATCATCGAACCTGTGATGAAGTGGCTGGGACTGTCAGGTGAGGCAGCCATTCCACTTGTTATCGGGAACTTTCTTAACCTGTATGCTGGTATAGGTGCGATCCTCACACTTGATCTTTCAGTAAAAGAAGTTTTTATTCTAGCCGTTATGCTATCGTTCTCACATAATTTGCTGATTGAATCAGGAGTGGCAGCTAAAGTTGGGGTTAAGCTCTGGGTTATTCTAACTGTCAGGATTGGCCTTGCGTTTCTATCCGCATTTGTGATTAATCTCGTCTGGCACGGCGGAAGTGAGCAGGCTGTTTATGGGCTTGTTTCAAAAACAAGTGAGGAAGTTAGCGGCTGGGGAGCTATCATTCTCCAGGGTCTTGAGAAGGCATCGTTTGGTGTCCTGCAGCTTGCACTCATCGTTATACCGCTCATGATCTTTATTCAAATTATGAAAGACTTTTCCTGGCTTCAAACGTTTTCTCGGTGGATGGCACCGGTCACAAGAAGTCTTGGGATGAAAGAGAATACATCAACAACACTTGCAGCAGGTCTTGTTTTTGGTCTAGCATATGGGGCTGGTGTCATGATTCAAGCTGTTAAAGAAGATGGCGTTGAGAAAAAAGATCTTTATTTAGCGTTTATTTTCCTTGTAGCCTGTCATGCTGTTATTGAAGATACGCTTATCTTTATTCCACTTGGCATTCCTGTTATCTGGCTGCTTCTTGTTCGACTAGTGACGGCCATCATTCTCACGATCGTCGTCTCTATCGTCTGGAAACGACGTGAAATTAGCGCTTCAAACAGAAAGGAACCATCGTATGAACATTAATAATATTAATACTATTCTATTTGATTTAGACGGCACACTAATCAATACCAATGATCTCATTATGGCTTCGTTTAAACACACGTTCGAACACTATTATCCTGGACGATATAGTGATGAAGAATTAGTTGGTTTTATTGGAGAACCGCTCTACCATACATTTGAAAAGCACGATGAAAACCTTGCAGAAGAGATGGTAGCCTTTTATCGTAAACACAACATTGAAAACCATGACAAACTTGTAACCGAGTTTGATGGGGTTTTTGAAACAGTAAAAACGTTATCGGAAAATGGCTATAAGATGGCTATTGTAACGTCTAAAATGAGAAACACAGTGGAAATGGGATTAAAACTAACACAGCTTGATCAGTTCTTCCCGGTTGTGATCACAGTAGATGAAGTAGAGAATCCGAAACCACATCCTGAACAGCTTGAAACCGCGATGAAGAAGCTAAGCGCGGTGCAGAGTGAAACCCTTATGGTAGGTGACAGTCAGTATGACATTCTTGGCGGTCAAAATGCCGGGGTAGCGACAGTTGGCGTATCCTGGACAATTAAAGGCCGTGATTTTCTATCATCCTATAAGCCTGATTATATGATTGATCATATGGCTGAGCTTCTTTCCATTGCTGGAGTAAACCAGTGAGAAAGACGGAGCGGTATCCTGTAACTGGAAGTAATGCGCTCTGGCAAATTTACAAAACCGTTCCTTTCTGGAAGGTGGTTAAAAATTTTATCATTATTCAGGTTGCTCGTTATACGCCATTCATTCCCGTTAAGAACTGGTTATATCAAACGTTTCTTGGCGTGAAAATTGGGGATCAGACTGCTTTTGCATTAATGGTAATGCTTGACATCATGTTTCCAGAAAAGATTTCTGTCGGTAAAAATTCGATAATTGGCTACAACACAACCATTCTTGCTCATGAATATTTAATTGATGAGTATCGGCTTGGAGATGTGGTGATCGGGGATAGGGTCATGATTGGCGCAAACAGTACGTTGCTCCCTGGCATTACGATCGGTGATGGGGCGATTGTTTCAGCAGGGACTCTTGTGCATAAAAGTGTTCCCGCTGGAGCTTTTGTTGGTGGCAATCCAATGCAGTTGATTTACACGAATGAAGAACGTGCAAAGCATGAACTATAAAACCCGTAGCCAGTATCGGCTGCGGGTTTCGTGTTATTGATCTCCCTGATCTGTTAGAATAACGGGGCCATCTTTTGTAATAGCAAGTGTATGCTCGTATTGTGCTGAAGTGGAGCCATCCACTGTGCGGGCCGTCCAACCGTCTTCGTCAATCGTGCTGAATGGTCCGCCAATGTTAAGCATTGGTTCAATGGTGATAACCATTCCTTCTTTTAGACGTGTTCCTGTACCAGGTTCGCCGAAATGAGGAATCATTGGTTCTTCGTGAAGGGTCGGTCCGATGCCATGCCCTGTGAAATCGCGCACAACGCCAAATCCTTCTGCTTCAGCATATTTCTGAATGGCGTGGCCGATATCTCCGATGCGATTACCAATCACTGCCTTCTCAATGCCAAGATAAAGTGATTTTTTTGTTGCTTCAAGTAGATGCTGTTTTTCATCTGAAATGGAGCCTACCGCATAGGTCCATGCAGAATCTGCAAGAGCGCCATTCAAGTTCACAACCATATCAATCGTGACAATATCTCCCTCTTTTAGCTTCCGGCTCCCGGGGAACCCGTGGCAGATGACATCATTTACAGACGCACACGTTGCATAAGGATAGTCCATGTATCCTTTTTGTTCAGGGGTCGCACCGTGTTCTTCAAGAAAGTACTCGACAAAATCATCAATCTGCTTCGTGGTAACGCCTGGTTTGATGATGTTGCGAAGTTCTTTATGACAGTCTGCAAGAATCTGTCCGGCTTCTTTCATTAATTGAATCTCTCGCTTTGTTTTACGGTGAATCATGTTTTCGCCTACTTTCTAGGGATTGTTTAATGCTTATAAAGTTAAAGTGAAATAAATGATTAAATGGTTTAGGGGAAACACGGAATTTAATCTTAATCCGGATTTTTTATACGGTATGCTGTATAACTTCCCTCAGTTACTGTAACAAAAAAGCCCGCAAATTGCAGGCTTTGTGATTAAAGTAAATAAAATCCGATTCCCATGATCAGGTATGCGGCAAGCAGAGTAGCACCTTCGAACCAGTTTGTTTCTCCATCATTACTGATAACAATTGTGAGAAGAACGGCTGTTACCATTGTAACTAACTCTGGAAGGGTGAAGACGAGCGGCATCTGCACCGGGAAGAAGAGGGATATAAGAACAAGGATTGGTGCCACAAACATCGCAATCTGAAGGGTTGATCCAATCGCGATTTCAACCGCTATGTCCATTTTGTTTTTATAAGCCATAATGATCGCAGAGGCGTGTTCCGCTGCATTACCAACAATCGCAACAATAATAACCCCTATGAAAAGTTCACTCCATCCAAATGTTTCGCCAACGGTTTCAAATGTATGAACGAGACTTTCTGATACATATGCTACGGCTGCTGTAGAAAGCGCTAAAACGAACATCGCTTTCTTTTTACTCCATTCAGGTTCCTCCTTATGATGCTCACCCTCATGTTCACTTACATGCTGGTAAACACCTCGATGGGTAACAAGCTTGAACAAAAGAGCAGCAATATAAAGAACGATTAATATGACCGAAATTCCTATGCTTAAGTTGATTGCTTCGGCATCATTCATCCCCATCGCAAATACTTCAGGAATAACAAACGCTACAATGACTCCGAACATTAATAGCCCGGAATTATGTCTTGCGTCATAAACGTTAAATTTCTGGCGTTTAAATTTCACGCCACCAACAAAGAATGACAAACCGGCAACGAGAAGCAGGTTTCCGAGCACCGAACCTGTTAAGGAAGCGAGCACAATTTCAATTAATCCTTCCTTTAATGCAAAAATGGAAATGATAAGTTCAACTGCATTCCCAAAAGTTGCGTTCAATAATCCACCGATCCTTGGTCCTGAAATGATGGCAAGACTTTCTGTCGCCCTGCCCATATATGCAGCAAGTGAAACGATTGTTAAACAATACACAACAAACATCAGGGTTTGCGACCAGTGTAAGAGACTGCCTGCGACTGACAGGGGAACACCAATGATGACTAAGAAAAAGAAAATTTTATTTACCACGTGACACATCCTCTCAATTTTAATCCCTCTTAAAAGTGCTTGGGTTGAAATGGTCTGTTATGAATAGGTTAACCTGTTTCTATTATAGTTTTCATTTATTGGAAAGGAAAGTTGATTTCACGTCAGGATCTAAAGAATTGAAGGGGAATACCGTACGAGTACAGAAAAAGGGTAAAGGGAATAATGCGCTCATACTGGTTGACGAAAATTTTATAGGCGTGTACACTACAAATAACTTCATCTTGTTAGTATGTTAGCGAACTAAAGTGAATGAGAGGTGCAGATCAATGACAAGACCTTTTGTATTTGAAAAGCCACTTGGTATGCGGGATACGCTACCATTATTATACAAATTTAAAGCATCAATCCGTGAAAAGATCCAGCATGTAACGGAAACGTGGGGTTACCGTTTTATGAATACACCTGCACTTGAGTATTATGAAACAGTTGGGGAAGCTTCAGCTATCCTTGATCAACAGCTTTTCAAGCTACTTGATCAGCGCGGCAACACTCTTGTGCTTAGACCCGACATGACAGCTCCAATCGCTCGAGTTGCAGCATCTAGTTTGAAGAAAGAGCCATTTCCATTACGTCTTGCATACGATTCAAACGTGTTTCGCGCGCAGGAAGACGAAGGTGGAAAACCGGCTGAATTTGAACAAATCGGTGTGGAACTAATCGGTGATCGAACCACAAGTGCTGATGCGGAGGTTATCGCTCTAATGGCTGCTGTATTAAAAGAAGCAGGTCTTAAAGATTTCCAGATTGCCATTGGGCACGTTGGCTTTATTCAAGAGCTCTTTCTGTCGATTGTAGGTAATGAGGATCGTGCTGCGGTTCTTCGACGCTACTTATATGAAAAAAACTATGTTGGCTATCGTCAGCATGTACGTGAAATGCCGCTTTCAACCATTGATCAAAAAAGATTGATAGGCCTCCTAACGCTTAGAGGAGATGGCTCTAAATTAAATGATGCGATTGAACTTCTTCCTACGGAAGCTGGCGAACACGTATTGAATGAACTTCGGACACTCTTGAATACGCTTGAAACCTATGGAGTAGCCGATCAGGTGAAGTTTGACTTCACTCTCGTCAGCCATATGAGCTATTACACTGGAGTCGTATTCGAAGGATATGCAAATGATCTTGGCGTGCCTTTAAGTAACGGTGGACGCTACGATGAACTACTCTCCCACTTTGATCGGCCCGCTCAGGCAACTGGGTTTGGAATTCGCCTCGACCATCTTGCTGAAGCGCTAGGTGTTACTGGTGATGAAAGATTACCGAATGCAATTATTTTTAGTCCAGAACGCCGAAAAGAAGCCATTCAACAGGCTTCTAAAAGAAGAGCGCAGGGTGAAAAAGTTGTTATGCAGGAGTTAAGCGGAGTCTCAGATCTTGATACTTACTCAGAAAGGTTCGAAGACGTCGTTTATATGATTGGTAAGAACGGAAAGGGGACATTGTAATGCTGACGATGGCCATGCCAAAGGGGCGGATTTTTGAAGAAGCAGTTGAATTGCTTCGCAAAGCTGGTTATAAACTGCCTCTGGAGTTTGATGATTCTCGTAAATTAATTCTAGAGATTGAAGAAGAAAACATCCGCTTTATTCTCGCAAAGCCGATGGATGTCCCTACATATGTAGAACACGGTGTAGCAGATGTTGGTATCGCAGGTAAAGATGTCATGCTTGAAGAGGAACGAAACGTCTATGAAGTGCTTGATCTTAAAATCAGCGGTTGCTACCTTGCTGTTGCAGGTCTTTCCGATGCGCCAATAAAAGGGATTGCGCCTAAAATCGCTACGAAATACCCGAACGTTGCCTCGAATTATTTTCGTGAGCAGGGAGAGCAGGTTGAGATTATTAAGTTGAATGGATCGATTGAGCTTGCGCCTTTAATCGGTCTTGCTGATCGTATCGTCGATATCGTTTCAACAGGTAGAACTTTAACTGAAAACGGACTAATGGAAACGGCTTTTATTGAGCCGATTACCTCGCGTTTTATCGTGAACCCTGTAAGCTATCGAACAAAAGACGCTATCATTGATGATATGGTCGAACGCCTTTCTGCCGTTGTAGAAGGAGGCAGTGAAGATGAAGATCATTAAGATGAATGATGGGATTTCCATTAAGCGTTCCATTGAAGAAGGAACAGAGGACCAGCGCGAGGCTGTTCTAACGATTCTTGAAGAGGTCAAAGCAAACGGCGATGAAGCGGTAAGAACGTTCACAAAAAAGTTTGACGGCGCCGCTTTAGATAGTCTCCGTATTACTGAACATGAGATTAAGCAGGCGTATAGCGAGTTATCAGACATGCTTGTGTCAACAATTAGAGATGCGGCAGCGAATATCAAAACATTCCACGATCGCCAGCGCCGTGAATCATGGTTTACAACGTCAGAGGATGGTACGTTGCTTGGTCAGAAGGTAACACCTCTTGATTCTGTAGGTGTTTACGTCCCCGGTGGTAAAGCAGCATACCCATCATCCGTGCTTATGAATGTGATTCCAGCAAAGGCCGCCGGAGTTTCAAGAATTGCGATGGTTACTCCACCTGATGCCAATGGAGTAGTACCAGCCGGTGTTCTTGTTGCAGCGAATGAAGTCGGTGTGACGGAAATTTTCAAGATTGGGGGAGCGCAGGCTGTTGCGGCGCTCGCATATGGAACTGAAACGATTGAGCAGGTTGATAAAATCGTAGGTCCTGGCAATATATATGTAGCGCTCGCAAAACGAGAAGTGTTTGGAATCGTTGATATTGATATGATAGCTGGACCGAGTGAGATTGTCGTGCTCGCTGATGGTACAGCGAACCCTGCCTATGTCGCGGCTGACCTTTTATCACAGGCAGAACACGATGAGCGCGCAAGTGCCGTTCTTGTTACAACGTCTGAATCGCTTGCTGAACGTGTCCAGAATGAGGTGAAAAGGCAGCTTGAAGAGCTTCCACGTGCTGAAATAGCGTCAAAATCCATTGATGACTATGGTGCCATTTATGTAGTAGACCACATGGCTGCTGGCGTGGAGGCAGTTAATAATCTAGCACCTGAGCACCTTGAAATCATGGTCAATGAACCAATGACATTACTTGGTAAAATACGTCATGCCGGTGCTATATTTCTTGGACCATATAGCTCTGAGCCTGTTGGCGATTATTTCGCAGGACCGAACCATGTACTTCCGACGAACGGAACAGCGCGTTTTTCAAGTCCGCTTTCCGTAGATGATTTCATTAAAAAATCAAGTGTTATTTCGTACAGTAAAGAAGCGATGAAAAAGAATGGAAGCAGCATTGCAGCACTTGCGAAGCTTGAAGGTCTAGATGCCCACGCAAGAGCTGTTGAACTTCGATTGGAGGATTTGAGATGAGTGAAGAGAGAACAAGTTCCATTTCAAGAGAAACATCGGAAACATCGATTAACCTGACATTTGGCGTTGATGGAGAAGGGAACTCCGAACTTCAAACTGGAGTTCCTTTTTTAACCCATATGCTTGATCTGTTTACAAAGCATGGAAAGTTTGATTTATCCATTCAAGCAAATGGAGATACCGAAGTTGATGATCACCATACCACAGAAGATATCGGAATCTGCCTTGGTGAGGCACTAAGACAGGCGCTTGGATCGAAGGAAGGCATCAAGCGGTATGGAAATGCGTTTGTACCGATGGATGATGCGCTTGCTCAGGTAGTCGTTGATCTGAGTAATCGTCCACACCTTGAATATCGCGTAGAGCTGCCGTCCAATCAAGTGGGAACGTTTGATACGGAACTAGTACACGAATTTCTCTGGAAGCTTGCGATCGAAGCGAGAATGAACTTGCATGTCATCGTTCCGTACGGTCACAATACACACCATATTATTGAAGCGATTTTTAAAGCGCTTGGACGTGCACTTGATGAAGCAACGTTGATTGATCCACGTGTTAAAGGCGTTCCATCAACGAAGGGAATGCTGTAAATGATCGGGATTATTGATTATGGAATGGGCAATTTATATAGCGTGAGTAAGGCACTAGAACGACTTGGCTATGATTATTTTGTATCGGAAGTAGAGGAAGACCTTGCGAAAGCAACTGGACTGATTCTTCCTGGAGTAGGATCATTCCGTGATGCGATGTCGATCTTAACTGAAACCGGCTTAAGGACGTTTATCGAAAAAGAGGTAGAAGCGGGTAAGCCACTGCTTGGTATCTGTCTCGGCATGCAGCTCTTATTCGAAGAAAGTCATGAAAACGGTCATGCAGAAGGTTTTTCATTCTTACCGGGTAAAGTGAAGAAGTTTCCTGGAAAAGATGCTTCAGGTCTGACCTACAAAGTTCCGCATATGGGATGGAACAGGCTAGTTCATCAGAAAGACTCCTTTCTTATGAACGAAGTAGGAGATGAGCACGTGTATTTTGTTCACTCTTATTATGTGGATACAGACGATCGTGATGTGTTGATTGCATCAGCCGATTATGTTGAAGAAGTGCCTGCCGTTGTTGGAAAAGGAAAGGTGTTTGGCACACAGTTCCACCCTGAGAAAAGCAGCCATGCAGGGCTAACTATTCTTAAAAACTATGCACAATATGTTGAAAGGAATGAAGCTTAATATGCCAATTACCATCTACCCAGCAATCGATATGAGGGGCGGCAAGTGTGTTCGTCTTCTTCAAGGTGATTACAGTAAGGAAACAGTTTACGGTGACTCCCCTTATGATATGGCGAAAAAATTCGCAGATGATGGAGCAGAGTGGATTCACATGGTCGATCTTGACGGAGCGAGAGAAGGGAAGCGTGTGAACGACCATCATGTGCTTGAAGTGGCTAATAAGCTACAGGCGCGAGTACAAATAGGGGGCGGTATTCGTACAGAGGAAGACGTTGCCTATTATTTAGAAAATGGTGTGGATCGCATTATCCTTGGAAGCAGCGCAATTTCAGATCCTGATTTCGTGAAAAGAATGCTCGCTCGTTATAAAGAGAAAATTGCGATTGGCATTGATGCGAGAGATGGCTATGTGGCGGTCGAAGGATGGCTGAAGACTTCTGAAATCAAAGCGGTTGATCTTGGGATCGAGCTTGCTGAACACGGAGCAGAAGTGTTTATTTTTACTGATATCTCAAAGGATGGCACGCTGTCTGGTCCTAATGTGGAGGCAATTGCTGAGCTTGGTGAAGCAACAGGTAAGGAAGTAATTGCGTCAGGTGGCATTAGCAAGCTTGATGACGTAATCAGTCTTCGGAAAAGAAGTGATTCAATCAGCGGTGCAATTATCGGAAAAGCCCTCTACACGAACCAATTTACATTGAAACAGGCACTGGAGGTATAGGGATGCTAACAAAGCGTATTATTCCGTGTCTTGATGTGAAAGATGGCCGCGTTGTAAAAGGGATCCAGTTTGTCGGCCTTCGAGATGCCGGTGACCCAGTCGAGCTTGCAAGAGCGTATGACAAAGAAGGGGCTGATGAGCTCGTCTTTCTCGATATTTCTGCTTCACATGAAGAAAGAGAGACGATGGTTGACGTCGTTCGCCAGGTAGCGGCTGAGCTTGCGATTCCGTTTACCGTTGGTGGCGGAATCAATAAACTGGAGGATATGAAGCGTGTTCTTCGCGCTGGAGCGGATAAAGTGTCGATGAACACGGCTGCAGTTCTTCGTCCTGAACTGATTGGGGAAGGCGCAGACTATTTTGGAACACAGTGCATGGTTGTTGCGATCGATGCGAAGTGGGAGGCGGATTCAAAATCCTGGCGCGTGTATACTCACGGTGGAAGAACTGCCACAGAGTGGGACGCTGTTGAATGGGCGATCAAAGCTCAGGAAATGGGAGCAGGTGAGATTCTGCTGACGAGTATGGATGCAGATGGTAGTAAAAATGGTTTTGATATTCCCTTAACAAAAGTAATTGGCGAAGCTGTATCCATTCCAGTTATTGCTTCTGGAGGCGCTGGATCTTCTGAAGACTTTTTAGAGGTTTTTGATGAGGCTTCAGCAGATGCTGCGCTGGCTGCTTCTATTTTTCACTATAAAGAAACCTCACTAGCGCATGTGAAAGATTACTTAAAACAAAACGGGGTGGCGATTCGATGAATACCGATATGATTCAATTTGATGAAAAAGGATTAGTTCCTGCAATTGTGCAGGATGCAACAAGTAAAGAAGTCCTGACACTTGCTTATATGAATAAAGAATCGCTTACGAAAACAATTGAAACAAAAGAAACGTGGTTTTATAGTCGTTCACGCGATGAGCTATGGCACAAAGGCGAAACGTCAGGAAACACTCAGACCGTAACAGATATTCACTATGACTGCGATCAAGACGCGGTACTCGTTTTTGTTAATCCAGCAGGACCTGCCTGTCATAAAGGGGACTACTCCTGCTTTTCCAATTCGTTAATGGAGAGCGAAGTGAAGGCTTCCGAAGATCGTTTCGCAATTCTAAATAAGCTTGAAGCAGTCATTGCAAAGCGTGAAGTGGAACGTCCTGATGGAGCTTATACAACATATCTCTTTACAGAAGGTGTTGATAAGATTCTGAAAAAAGTTGGCGAAGAAGCTTCTGAAGTTATCATTGCGGCTAAAAATCGTGATCTTGAGGAGTTAACCTGGGAATCCGCGGATTTACTTTTCCATCTTATGGTGCTATTAAGAGAACAAAAATGCTCCCTAGATGATGTGCTTTCTGTTCTTGAGAAGCGACACGCATCTAAAGACTGAAACTTTTACCCAACCTATTCGTAGAACAATTAAATTCGAATAGGTGAAATGGGGCGAATGGCAATGTTTGTAGGGTTTATGTTTGTTGGTCTCGCTATTGGATTGTTTCTTGGTGAACCTGGTCCGGGTGTACTGCTTGGAATGGGCGTAGGGTTTATTGCTGATGAAATTAAGAAACGGAAAGATAAGATGTGGAAATAAAAACGAGCTTACTGGCTCGTTTTTATTATGGAAAAAGATAAGATAAGTCTAATAGCCAGTTTTTTCTATACACTTTCATTTATGAAATGAAGCCGATGTATGTTATAATTTTGAACGGATGTGACTGGTTTTGGAAATATTTTTAAGAAATAGTGGGGGAAAACATGAGGAAAGAACTTCATGCTTCTTCGGAAATGAAAGGTCGGCTGATTCCGTTCGTTCAGAACGGAGATTATTTTTTTAAAAAGGCAATGAGAGCCTATCAGCAACGGAACCTTGATAAAGCAAGACAGCACCTTGAACGTGCTGTTAAGCTTGCTCCCGAAGAAGTCGATTATATATGTCAACTAGCAGCGGTACTGGCGGAATTAGGTGAATACGAAGCATCAAACGAGTGGCTGACATTTGTTCTTGACGATCTGGATCCTGACTTTTACGAATGCTATTTCTATCTAGCAAACAACTATGCGCATATGGGTCTATTTAAGCAGACAGAAGAATATGCAAGAGCCTATCTTGAAAAAGAACCAGATGGTGAGTTTATAGAAGATGCGGAAGAACTGGTTGACCTTATTCTGTTTGAGAAATCCGAGGATATGCCTGAAGAGATTGACGAAGAGGAAAAGCTAATTCAAGAGCATGAAGAAGCTCGGAAGGCAATTGAAACAGGTCGTTTTGCTGAAGCGATTGAATTGCTAGAGCACATGACGAATGGCTATCCTGAATTCTGGCCAGCTTACAATAATCTTGCGCTTGCTTATTTCTATAATGAACAATATGAAGAAGCGATCGAAGTACTCGATGTTGTGCTGACTAAAAATGAGGGGAATTTAAATGCGGTATGTAATCTTGCATTGTTTTATGATTTCCTTGGACAACATGTGAAGCGTGATCTGATGGTTGAGCGGTTAAAGAATGTCTATCCCATTCATCCAGATCATTCGTATAAGCTTGGCAGCACGTTCGGTTTTCTTGGTGAGCATAAGCTAGCCTTACACTGGCTCCGTAAAGTAGAAATCACGCGTGGTGTGTGGGATATTCCGTTCTATCATTGGATTGCCGTTTCTGCTTTTCAGCTTGACCGATTAGATCTTGCAAAACGTTACTGGGAAAA harbors:
- the lgt gene encoding prolipoprotein diacylglyceryl transferase gives rise to the protein MLASIQPLDRVALELGPISIYWYGIIIAFGAYLGLLLAVRETQRQGLPKETFVDLILWAVPIAIISARIYYVIFQWSYYKDNPGDIFAIWEGGIAIHGALIGSVITGIVFTRKRGISFWKIADIAAPSILLGQAIGRWGNFMNQEAHGGPVTREFLENLMLPDFIVNQMYIEGTYYHPTFLYESLWNIAGVILLILLQRTSLKRGEIFLSYVIWYSVGRFFIEGLRTDSLMLTETLRVAQVISVVLVILAITLIVYRRIKVKPKPYNEKG
- a CDS encoding nucleoside recognition domain-containing protein, with protein sequence MGTLRRGLKAGFQTTWELGKIIFPITLAVTILRYTPVLEWIIGIIEPVMKWLGLSGEAAIPLVIGNFLNLYAGIGAILTLDLSVKEVFILAVMLSFSHNLLIESGVAAKVGVKLWVILTVRIGLAFLSAFVINLVWHGGSEQAVYGLVSKTSEEVSGWGAIILQGLEKASFGVLQLALIVIPLMIFIQIMKDFSWLQTFSRWMAPVTRSLGMKENTSTTLAAGLVFGLAYGAGVMIQAVKEDGVEKKDLYLAFIFLVACHAVIEDTLIFIPLGIPVIWLLLVRLVTAIILTIVVSIVWKRREISASNRKEPSYEH
- the ppaX gene encoding pyrophosphatase PpaX; protein product: MNINNINTILFDLDGTLINTNDLIMASFKHTFEHYYPGRYSDEELVGFIGEPLYHTFEKHDENLAEEMVAFYRKHNIENHDKLVTEFDGVFETVKTLSENGYKMAIVTSKMRNTVEMGLKLTQLDQFFPVVITVDEVENPKPHPEQLETAMKKLSAVQSETLMVGDSQYDILGGQNAGVATVGVSWTIKGRDFLSSYKPDYMIDHMAELLSIAGVNQ
- a CDS encoding acyltransferase, yielding MRKTERYPVTGSNALWQIYKTVPFWKVVKNFIIIQVARYTPFIPVKNWLYQTFLGVKIGDQTAFALMVMLDIMFPEKISVGKNSIIGYNTTILAHEYLIDEYRLGDVVIGDRVMIGANSTLLPGITIGDGAIVSAGTLVHKSVPAGAFVGGNPMQLIYTNEERAKHEL
- the map gene encoding type I methionyl aminopeptidase, whose protein sequence is MIHRKTKREIQLMKEAGQILADCHKELRNIIKPGVTTKQIDDFVEYFLEEHGATPEQKGYMDYPYATCASVNDVICHGFPGSRKLKEGDIVTIDMVVNLNGALADSAWTYAVGSISDEKQHLLEATKKSLYLGIEKAVIGNRIGDIGHAIQKYAEAEGFGVVRDFTGHGIGPTLHEEPMIPHFGEPGTGTRLKEGMVITIEPMLNIGGPFSTIDEDGWTARTVDGSTSAQYEHTLAITKDGPVILTDQGDQ
- the cax gene encoding calcium/proton exchanger, which codes for MCHVVNKIFFFLVIIGVPLSVAGSLLHWSQTLMFVVYCLTIVSLAAYMGRATESLAIISGPRIGGLLNATFGNAVELIISIFALKEGLIEIVLASLTGSVLGNLLLVAGLSFFVGGVKFKRQKFNVYDARHNSGLLMFGVIVAFVIPEVFAMGMNDAEAINLSIGISVILIVLYIAALLFKLVTHRGVYQHVSEHEGEHHKEEPEWSKKKAMFVLALSTAAVAYVSESLVHTFETVGETFGWSELFIGVIIVAIVGNAAEHASAIIMAYKNKMDIAVEIAIGSTLQIAMFVAPILVLISLFFPVQMPLVFTLPELVTMVTAVLLTIVISNDGETNWFEGATLLAAYLIMGIGFYLL
- a CDS encoding ATP phosphoribosyltransferase regulatory subunit; its protein translation is MTRPFVFEKPLGMRDTLPLLYKFKASIREKIQHVTETWGYRFMNTPALEYYETVGEASAILDQQLFKLLDQRGNTLVLRPDMTAPIARVAASSLKKEPFPLRLAYDSNVFRAQEDEGGKPAEFEQIGVELIGDRTTSADAEVIALMAAVLKEAGLKDFQIAIGHVGFIQELFLSIVGNEDRAAVLRRYLYEKNYVGYRQHVREMPLSTIDQKRLIGLLTLRGDGSKLNDAIELLPTEAGEHVLNELRTLLNTLETYGVADQVKFDFTLVSHMSYYTGVVFEGYANDLGVPLSNGGRYDELLSHFDRPAQATGFGIRLDHLAEALGVTGDERLPNAIIFSPERRKEAIQQASKRRAQGEKVVMQELSGVSDLDTYSERFEDVVYMIGKNGKGTL
- the hisG gene encoding ATP phosphoribosyltransferase, with the protein product MLTMAMPKGRIFEEAVELLRKAGYKLPLEFDDSRKLILEIEEENIRFILAKPMDVPTYVEHGVADVGIAGKDVMLEEERNVYEVLDLKISGCYLAVAGLSDAPIKGIAPKIATKYPNVASNYFREQGEQVEIIKLNGSIELAPLIGLADRIVDIVSTGRTLTENGLMETAFIEPITSRFIVNPVSYRTKDAIIDDMVERLSAVVEGGSEDEDH
- the hisD gene encoding histidinol dehydrogenase; its protein translation is MKIIKMNDGISIKRSIEEGTEDQREAVLTILEEVKANGDEAVRTFTKKFDGAALDSLRITEHEIKQAYSELSDMLVSTIRDAAANIKTFHDRQRRESWFTTSEDGTLLGQKVTPLDSVGVYVPGGKAAYPSSVLMNVIPAKAAGVSRIAMVTPPDANGVVPAGVLVAANEVGVTEIFKIGGAQAVAALAYGTETIEQVDKIVGPGNIYVALAKREVFGIVDIDMIAGPSEIVVLADGTANPAYVAADLLSQAEHDERASAVLVTTSESLAERVQNEVKRQLEELPRAEIASKSIDDYGAIYVVDHMAAGVEAVNNLAPEHLEIMVNEPMTLLGKIRHAGAIFLGPYSSEPVGDYFAGPNHVLPTNGTARFSSPLSVDDFIKKSSVISYSKEAMKKNGSSIAALAKLEGLDAHARAVELRLEDLR